The DNA region GAATCTCGGATACATGATACTAAGCATGATAATCGAGAAAGTCAGCGGGCAGCCTTACGAGGAATTCATCCAGGAGAACGTGCTTCGTCCGGCAGGCTGCCTTGACATGCATATCGCGAAGAATTACTATAAAGAGAAATATAAGAACGAGGTGCGTTACTACGTACCTTCGAACGAGCCGCTTGTCCCGGAATACAACAATAGCGGAGACTCTGTCGTGCGATGCTATGGCGGCAACGACATAACATCTCTCGCGGGAGCGGGCGCATGGGTAGGATCATCTGCCGAGCTGGCCCTGTTCGTGGCTTCGATCGACGGACGCCCGGAAATCCCGGACATCATCTCGAAAGAGAGCGTGGACGCGATGGTCGAGTATTTCGACAAAGAGACATTCTCCTTCGGCTGGAATGACACGGAACCTTCGAACGGCTGGCAGAGGACCGGCACATTCTCGGGCACGTCGGCCCTGATCTGGTATTTCCCTGACGGGGAATGCTGGGTGTTCCTCACGAACACCAGTACATGGAAAGGTCCCGGCTTTGCCCGCTATACGAAGACACTCTTCCGCGAACTGCGCCGAGACCATGGCTCAAAGATTCCATCCCGCGACCTTTTCAGGTAACGGGATTATTTTATTTCACGAACATCACTGCTTCAGCTATAGAGTTGAGCTTTGTGTCGGCGCTGTCGGCGCGGCTTGCAAGGATACAAGGTGCTGTTGTTCCGACGAGCATTCCGGCCTGCTTTACTCCGCTGCAAAGCTTGGAGTTGGATTTCCAGAATACGTTTGCTGATTCGATATTAGGGAAGACGAGGCAGTCAGCGTCTCCGGCCACAGGGCTGGTGAGCTTCTTGATCTGCACAGCTTCAGCGTCGATCGCTACATCAAGAGCGAGAGGACCGTCACCGATGCATCCAGGGATCTGGCCGCGGTCGCACATCTTGGCAAGCATTGCGCCTTCCATACAAGCCGGCATAGAGTCGAGCATCTGCTCGGAAGCGGCGATGAAGGCGACCTTAGGCTTGGCGATACCGAATGACTTGGCAACGCCGGTAACGAAACCGGTCATCTTGACCTTCTGCCTGAATTCAGGAGCAGGAATCACTGCCATGTCGGTAAGGAAGATAAGCTTGTGGTAATTAGGGTTCTCGATGATGCCGACGTGGCTGAGAAGTCCCTTTGCAGGAAGAAGTCCCGTCTCCTTGTTAAGGATGGCGCGGAGGAACTTGTCAGTAGAGCAGAGTCCCTTCATGAGGACATCGCCTTCCTTGTCATGGACCATCTGGACAGCCTTTGCGACTGCCTTGATCTCAACCGGCTCATTTACGATCTCGAACTTTGCGACGTCGATGCCGTTCTTGGCGCAGACGTCCTTGATCATGTTCTCGTCACCTACGAGGGTGGCCTTTACGAAACCGAGGTCTACAGCCTTTCCGGCGGCCTCGATGGTATGCTCGTCGACTGCCCAGGCAGCGATAAGTTTCTTGCAGATATTATTGGCCTTGAGTTCGGCGAATACGTCTGAAAATTTTGTGATCATATTATCTTAGTCTTCTAATGAATTTACGATATGCATTGTGTCCCTTGCGATGACAAGTTCCTCATCGGTGGTGATGAGGGCGACCTTTACCTTAGAGTCAGGGAGAGAGATGATGGCATCCTCGCCGAAAGCCTTGTTGGCTTCGTAGTCGAACTTGAGTCCGAGATAGGTGAAGTTCTCGCAGACACGGCGGCGGAGACGGTTGTTGTGCTCGCCGATACCGCCGGTGAAGACGATGAGGTCGACGCCGTTCATCTCAGCCACGAACTGGCCGATATTCTTTATGATATCGAAAGTAAGTTTCTTGAAGACAAGCTTTGACTTGTAGTCGCCGGCATTGGCCTTCTCGTCAAGCTCCCTGGCGTCAGAAGAAACGCCGGAGAGACCGAGGAAGCCGCTCTTCTTGTTGATAAGGGTGGTAACCTCGTCCGGAGAAAGATTCTCCTTCTTCATGATGTAAGGAATGACGTTGGCGTCGATGTTGCCGACACGGGTTCCCATGATCATACCCTCAAGCGGAGTGAAGCCCATCGAGGTGTCGATGACCTTGCCGTTGACGATGGCGGTGATGGAGCTGCCGTTGCCGAGGTGGCAAGTGATTATCTTGGAGTTGTTGAGATCCACGCCGCAGAACTTCGCACCCTTCTGGGCGACGTACTGGTGGCTGGTTCCGTGGGCGCCGTAACGGCGGATACGGTATTTCTCGTAATATGAATACGGAAGAGCGTACATATACGCATAGTCAGGCATCGTCTGATGGTAGGCTGTATCGAAGGTCACTACCTGCGGCACGGTAGGAAGGACCTGCTGTACGGCGCGGATACCGAGAAGGTGGGCAGGGTTATGAAGCGGAGCGAAGTCGCAGCAGTACTCGATCTTCTTGAGTACGTCTTCGTTGACGAGGGCGCTGCAAGAGAAGAACTCTCCGCCATGCACGATTCTGTGTCCTACTGCCTCGATATCCTCGATTGAAGAGAGGACTCCATGCTCTTTGTCGGTAAGGGCTTCAAGCACGAGCTTCATTCCGAGCTTGTGGTCCGGAATCTCGAGCTCCCTCACAACCTTTTCGCCCTTCACAGGGCTATACTGAAACACTCCCATAGGGAGGCCGATCTTTTCGACTATACCTTTCGCGATAAGATCATAAACGTCGTCGCTCTTCATGTCAAGCAGCTGGTACTTGATAGAGGAGCTTCCGCAATTGATTACAAGAATTATCATAATTTATTAAACTCAATATCTTAGAAAACAGGGTGCAAAGTTAAAAAAGAATCACTATTTTAGCAAACAAAACAGGAATCCAATGGATGTGGAGGAAGACATAGTGGGATTATCGGTTCCGTTTGTTGCGGGGATTGCCGCCGGTGCTTCTCTTCTTCCGGCGACGCTCACTCCCGGAGCCCCGCGCATGACGCTCATTCTGATATACTTATACGCCGGCATTGCAGGCCTGGGCCTGACTGTGTCGACAGCCGCCGCATGCTATTTCAGGGTCAGGAAACCGATAATCCTGGCCAGCCTGTTCCTGGCTCTCGGAATCTTCTGCGGGCTCACGGACAGCATCGGCGATCTCGGGACCATGGGTACGCGGAGCCATGTCGCCGGAGCATGCTCTCTGATCGACGGAATAGACTTCCCCACCGGGACGACGGCGCCGCTTGTCAAGGCGCTGCTGACCGGAGACAGGTCCGGGCTCCCCCGTGCTCTGGCGACCTCCTTCCGGACCGCCGGGGCTTCCCACATACTGGCGCTGTCGGGACTTCATCTCGGGGTCATATATATGCTCATGCTCTGGGCGACGGCGGTCTTCGGGCACAGTCCCGCGGCGAGACGGTTACGCTGGATCATGATCATAACCCTGTCAGGGCTGTATGTACATGCGACCGGCGCCTCACCGTCGATAGTAAGGGCTTTTCTCTTCATCCTGTTGCGGGAGACGGCGATTCTGACGAACCGGCCCCAGCGCCCGCTGGTGATCTTCTGCTCGGCGCTGACAATCCAGTTGCTGGCGAATCCTTCGGTCGTCCGTTCCCTGGGATTCCAGCTCTCATATCTGGCGATGGCGGGGATCACGATCGTCTATCCCCGGATGAAGGCATGGTATCCCCGGGAGGGAGGGTTTTCTCTGCCGCGGAAGGTCTGGGATGCCGCTTCGCTGTCAGTCTCGTGTCAGCTGTTTACCGGACCGCTGGTCTGGCTGCGGTTCGGATCTTTTCCGCAGTATTTCCTGCTGACCAACCTTATTTCGATGCCTCTGGCCAGCATTCTGATCATGGCCTCCGTGGCGACTGTGCTTCTGTCGGCTGCCGGAATATGTCCGGAGATAATGATAAAGGGCACTGACTGTATAGCCAATGCCCTCATATATTCTCTGGAGATCATCTCCACTATGTAGCTTACCAGGAACCGGATGCTCCGCCTCCGCCGAAGGATCCTCCGCCGAAGCCGCCGAAACCGCCGCCTCCGCCGAAGCCTCCACCGAAACCTCCATGACCGCCGCCCCAAGTTATAATAGGACCGACGTGCACATGGCGTCCCCTGTTGCCTCCACCGCCGGTGAAGTCGTCGTCACCGGAGTGACGTCCGATCACCCTGATGATGATATAGAGGATGAACATGAAGATAAGGATCTTGGCCATGACCGAAGCAAGTTCCTCGGAATCGCTGCTACGGTCGCGTACTTCAGATATCTCGCCGCTTGCAAGTTTCATAAGAGTCCCGCAACCGGCCTTGACGCCGCCGTAATAGTCGTCATTACGGAAATGCGGAATAAAGTCTTGCTCTATTATCCTTCTTGTGTAGGCGTCCGGAATGGCTCCTTCGAGTCCATAGCCGACCTGGATTGAGATCTGGCCACGGGCCGATTCAGTCTTGGGAACCACGAGAATGACAATTCCGTTATCGAAGTCCTTGTTGCCGACACCCCATGACAGGCCAATCTTTACCGCGTATTCAGCAGGAGCGTAACCTTCGAGATCATTTACCGTAACGACCGTAATCTGGTTGGAAGTAGAATCGTCGAAGGAAACGAGCATGCTTTCAAGTTCGGCGACCTGGGCCGGAGTGAAGATTCCGGCGAAGTCGTTGACAAGTCGCGGCGGGTCCGGTCTTTCAGGAATGCCTGCAAAACCCGGCACTACGGTACCGAGGACCAGAAACAGACTGAATATAAAGCTCTTAATTCTCATCTATTGAAATTTCATCGGAGAGTTCGTTGATGTCGTCGCTCTGGTAAGGGAAGAAGGCCTTCAGCTTCCTTCCGATAAGGATAACCGCCTTCTCAAGCCCGTCTGCCTGGCTGCCCTTGGAGAAGGAGTCGCCGAGAATGGCGCAAACATCCTTCCAGAATCCGGCAGGAACGGCTTCGTTGATTCCCTTGTCTCCAAGAACGACGAACTGGCGGGACTCGCAGGCGACATAGATAAGCACGGCATTTCTGGCGGCTGTCTTTGTCATACCCAATTTATGGAAAGTCTTCAGAGCCTTCTCGCGAGGGTCTGAAGAACATTTCCGATCTATATGGATACGTATTTCTCCCGAGGTGTTATGCTCAGCCTCGGCTATTGCCGACTCGAGGCGATTACGCTCTTCGGAAGTCAGGAAATCTGACGCGCGCATCTAGAATTCTACCTTTGGAGCTGTCTCGGCGCCTTCGGCTGCCTTGAAATAACCCTTCTTCTCGAAGTTGAAGAGACCGGCGATTATGTTCGTAGGGAATGAGCGCAGGTTGGTGTTATACCCCTGAGCTGTCTCGTTGAATTTATTTCTTTCGACAGTGATACGGTTCTCTGTTCCTTCAAGCTGGGACTGGAGTTCCAGGAAGTTCTGGTTGGCCTTGAGGTCAGGATATGATTCACTGACGGCAATAAGCCTTCCGAGAGCCTGGGTAAGCTCGCCCTGGGCTGACTGGAATTTGGCGAGAGCCTCCTCGCTGAGGTTTGACGCATCTACAGTAATACCTGTAGCCTTGGCGCGGGCGTCGATGACAGCCTGGAGAGTCTCGCTCTCATGGGCTGCATAGCCTTTTACCGTTGCTACAAGATTAGGAATCAGGTCAGCACGACGCTGATAAACATTCTCGACCTGTGCCCAGGCAGCCTCAACTCCTTCTTCACCTTTTACAAGTCCGTTGTAAGCACCCTTAACCCATCCGAAGAGGGCAACTGCAATTACTGCTATGACAGCAATAGTAATCAAACCTTTTTTCATATCATTTAAATTTATTGGTTTATCTTACACACCTGACATTGGCGACAAAGCTGTCAGTTCCGGCATTCCCCAGGAACAGGTCGCCTTTGTCCTTGTAGATATATCTATAGTAGGCTTTATCCGGGGCCTCCTCACACAAGTCAGCGGTCCACCATATAGCATATTCCTTATATCCGTCGAATTTGCTGTAATTCTCCCCGACTATACCGTATCCGAAAGGCAGGGCACGGAATCCGCTCTCCCCTGTAATCTTTACGTCCGGCCAGAACTCCCAGAGTCTGTCATCATTGAAACGAGCATCCACCATCATCTTGCCGGATATGCCCTCGAATGTACTGAGAAGGTCCTCAGCAGGTTCATTGCCGGAAACAGACGCATAAAATGAAGCCCAGTCATTCTTGTCAGGAAGTCTCCATCCCTCAGGGCATGCCTCTGCAGCCTCATTCCAGGAGTAATATCCGCCGAAGATATCTCTCAGGGCGACAGCATTATCGAAATCATAGCCTCCCATATACCTCAGGTTTTCGCTCATCCAGTCGATTCCGCCTATAGTGACATATGAGTATTTGCGACGGTCACGGCTGTCTACGAAGACTCCGGTTTCCCCGCTTTCAGTCGCTCCGGTAAGGGATTCCTGCGAACTTACTATCACGATAGTAACGGTCTTGGTGGAGTTGTAATAGCCATCGGCAAAGGCAGTACATGTGATTGTGGTCGAACCCGGCTTGTTAGGGACACGGAAACGGTATGTGCCGTCGACAGAGACCGGATCATTCTGCTTGCGTGTAGTATCTGATACTTCTGAGACAGAAGGGACTTTCCAGACATATCCTACGGAGCCGTGTTCCTTTGTAGAGACGCCGCTCGGGGTAAGCTCATAAATATCTCCCGGCCTCACATAAGTCGGGATATTGAATTTCACACTTCCATTCAGATACAGCTTTGCGGTCGTATCGTCTTTCTTGTCTTTGTGGCAGGAGGTGAAGGCAATACCCATAACCGCAGCCATCAGAAGAGGCATATATTTTCCAAACTTCATCATAATCATATATTAATCGTACAAATATCGTGAATTTGATTGTAAAATCCGCTACCTTTGTAAACAAATAGTTTGCCAATCATGATGATTAGACCAAAAATGCACGCTCTGATTGCCGCTGCAATGCTGCTGATGACAGTTTCGTGCGGAATCAAAAATGAATATATCGTTCTCCGGGGCTATGCCCAGGGCGGAGTATACGCAGTAAAGATCAACACCAAAGGGGTATCCGTGGAGCCGAAAGCAATCCAGGCCAGCGTCGATTCGATTCTTCGGGAGATTGACACCACACTCTCCGGATACAACCCCAAATCCATACTTAGCCGTTACAACAGAGGCGAAAAGATAACCGTCACCCCGATGTTCAGGGAAATCTATGAGATATCCAAGTCATACTATGAGGAGACTGGGGGTGCGCTGGACGTAGCTGCAGCCCCTCTGTATGATGCCTGGGGCTTCGGATTCTCCAAGGACAGCCTTCCTTCGGACGCCCAGGTAAAAGGCCTGATGGAGAGCTGCGGAATGGACATGATGCCGGACAGCCTCGGCGGAGAGAGCATCGGAAAGCTTAACTACAACGCCATCGCCCAGGGATATTCATGCGACCTGGTCGCCGCCTACCTGTATTCGATCGGAGTCAAGGACATGCTGGTCGACATCGGGGAGATCTACTGCGACGGGCTGAATCCTGAAAGGAAGCCATGGACTATCGCCGTTGACCGCCCGACCGACGGCAACGAGACTCCCGGCGCCGACGTAGTAGGTACATGGCACTCCAACGGAGGCCCGTGCGGAATAGTCACTTCCGGCAACTACCGCAAATTCTACGTCAGGGACGGTAAGAAATATGCCCATACCATCGACCCCCGCACCGGTTACCCCGTCAACCATAATCTTCTCAGCGCCACAATCGTCGCCAGGGACGCCACCACTGCAGACGCTTATGCGACTTACTGTATGGTCATCGGGCTGGACGAAGCGCGGGAGTTCATACAAAAAAGACCGGATATCGAGGGATATCTGGTCTATGATGATAACGGAACCATGCGTTCCTGGACTTCAGAGGGATTCTAGCGGAGGTCTGTCTTGACCCATGTACTGTCTAGGGCAGATAAGTCGTAACTGAACATACCGTTATTCTCAGGATAGAGGAATTTCATGTCCGACACGTCGAAAATCGTGGTGGCTCCGCCTTCCAGTCCGACAACTACGCGGACGAGATCGTTGCCGCAGAAGACCATTGCGAGAGTGGCTATGCCGGACACGTCCACCGGCGCGAAATCCACGACAAGGCAGTCGCGTCCCTGGACCTTTTCCCTGTTCCGGGATATCTCCTTGAATGAATTCTCAAAAGAAGTGACTATCAGTATAGGGTTGTCCACGAAATCCGTACCTTCGACTTTTTCGATCACGATTTCCTTGGCTTCACTGTCGACAGTCCACCTTGTCTTGCCGTCGCTGATCATCTCCATGCCGTCGACATCGACCTTGAAAGAATCGCCCTGGACTATGGCATTGCCACGTCCGGTCACTCTTACGTCGGCATTCATTTCGTACTTATAGGAGAAACTGACGCGCGAGCCTGAGACCCTGGAGGAGAAATCCTTGACAGGATCGTCCGCAAAAGCGCTGACAGACACTGCAAGTGCCGCCAACGCAGATATTATTCTCAAGGTTTTCATTACTGGTTCTTAAAAGCATTGATGATACGGTCGAGCTCTTCGAAGGTGGTGACGAGAACCTGTCTCGGCTTTGAACCTTCCTGAGGTCCGACGATACCGGCGGCCTCGAGCTGATCCATTACTCTACCTGCTTTTGCATAACCCATGCCAAGTTTTCTCTGAAGGTCAGAAGTAGAGCCTCTCTGGCTGGTCACAACCAGTCTTGCAGCCTCTTCGAAACGCTCGTCCAGAGCCTTCATGTCGATCATGGCAACGCCCTCTTCTCCGGATTCAGGCTCAGGCGCAGGCAGATAGTACGGAGTATTGAAACTCTTCTTATAGCCCTGCTGGTTGCCGATGAACTCGTTGATGGCATTGATCTCGTCGTTGCTGATGAAAGCGCACTGGATACGCTCGTTGTCCACACCGGAGAGATAGATCATATCTCCCTTTCCGATCAGTTTGTCGGCGCCCGGAGCGTCAAGGATTGTCTTGGAATCGACGGACGAGAATACCCTGAAGGCGATTCGGGTCGGGAAGTTGGACTTGATGAGGCCGTTCACGACATCGACCGAAGGTCTCTGGGTCGCGAGCACCACATGGATGCCGGCGGCACGTCCTTTCTGGGCGAGACGTATGATCGAGGTCATAATGCTGCGCGCAATCGTCTTCGACTCGGCTCCGCCACCCACGGACATGGTAAGGTCGGCATACTCATCGACGACAACGACTATATATGGCATGTACCTGTGCCCCTGATCCGGGCGCAGATGGCGCGATTTGTATTTCTCGTTATAGAGAGTAATCTTGTTGACCAGGGCCTTGCTGAGAAGTTCGTATCTTTCGTCCATCTCAACGCAGAGGGACCTCAGATAGTTCTCTGCCTGCTTCGGGGTCTTGGCAATGGCATTCTGCATCTCGTCATCTTCGCTGGCCGCATTAGGCAGCACCGCGAGGTAATGCTTCAGCAGCTTGGAGTAAGCCGAGAACTCGACCATCTTAGGGTCGATGAACACGAACTTCAGCTCGGAAGGATGCTTCGAGTAAAGCAGCGAGGAGATGAGCACGTTCAGACCGACTGACTTACCCTGCTTGGTGGCACCGGCCACGAGCAGATGCGGAGCGTCGGCCAGGTCGAAGACCTTCACCTTCTGGGTAATCGTATATCCGATGGCGACAGGGAGTTCAGCCTTGCTGTCGCGGAACGAGGCATCGTTCAGCATCGCCTTCAGAGGGACGATAGAAGGATGGTCGTTGGCCACTTCTATTCCGACGGAATCCTCCAGGGTGACGACGCGTACGCCCTTGGCCTTGAGGGCCATGGCGATATCGTCCTGAAGATTCCTGATCGCGGATATCTTGACTCCCGGAGCTGGATATACCTTGTAAAGGGTCACTGTAGGACCGACTACGGCCTTGACGTTGTCGACATCGATCTTGTATGTCTTGAGGGTAGCCCTGATCTTGTAATTGTTTCTCTTGAGCTCTTCCTGAGGGACCTCATGGCGGCCGTTCTCGTAGTCATCGAGAAGCTCGAGCGGAGGGAAACGGTAGCTCTCCAGCTCTGAGCGGACATCGATTCGAGGCAGTTCTTCGGCGATATCGGTGGACAGCTCGTCTCCGGCGACTACTTCGAGGCCGTCGTCGGCATGGACCTCAGCCTTGGCCACAGGTGCCGGAGAGGCCGGCTGCGGAGCCGGTTCCGGAGCGACTTCAGGCTCCGGCTCAGGGATTGAGACAGGCTCTTCATCAGCGATGGCATGGACCTCATCGACAAGTTTCTCGACGAAGGTGAAGCCGCGCTTAGGTTTTTCTTCTTCAGCTGGCACGGACTCTGGGGCCGGAGAATCTGTCTTCTCTCCGCCGAGGCCGATGAACCATTCAGAGAAACGGCGGCTGGCCACAAGGAACCACAGGGCCACGAACACCGCAAGGACGAAGAACGTAAGTATAGTCCCGACAAGATTCTGGGACCATTTTATCATATATGATCCACAATCGCCTCCAAGACCGCCTCCGAAGAGGGTCTCGGCGCCGGTGAGGATCGATACGTATGCAAGGATGAAAGACGAGAGGAAGGCTGCGGTAAGGGAGAGCAGCACCGCCTTGATTACAGAGAAAGGACGGGTACCGAGAAGCATCCTCATCGAGAGGATTGCGAGCACAAGTACCAGCGCGAAAGCTCCGAGGCCGAACCATCTTGCTACCAGCAGATGGCTCCACTGGTATCCGATCTTGCCGGCGGCGTTGCTGACCTTGACTGAAGCGTCCATCATCTGGGGATCGCTCAGAAGGCTCTGGTCGGTTTTCCATGTGAAGAGATAGGACACGACGGCGACCAGGGTGAAGACTGTAAATACAGCCATCACCATTCCGCATATCTTCATCACGCGGCGTCTGCGCTCGGGATCGGTTCCTTCCCTGAATCTTGTAATCAGTCTGTTGAACATCTGGATTGTTTATCTCTTGTTTTTCCTCTGGAAACCGCCTCTGCGCTGCTGTCCGCCCCTGCGCTGACCGAAGTCGAGGTTGAGTCCCGGACGGGAGAAGCTGGT from Bacteroidales bacterium WCE2008 includes:
- a CDS encoding phosphate butyryltransferase; translated protein: MITKFSDVFAELKANNICKKLIAAWAVDEHTIEAAGKAVDLGFVKATLVGDENMIKDVCAKNGIDVAKFEIVNEPVEIKAVAKAVQMVHDKEGDVLMKGLCSTDKFLRAILNKETGLLPAKGLLSHVGIIENPNYHKLIFLTDMAVIPAPEFRQKVKMTGFVTGVAKSFGIAKPKVAFIAASEQMLDSMPACMEGAMLAKMCDRGQIPGCIGDGPLALDVAIDAEAVQIKKLTSPVAGDADCLVFPNIESANVFWKSNSKLCSGVKQAGMLVGTTAPCILASRADSADTKLNSIAEAVMFVK
- a CDS encoding acetate kinase — encoded protein: MIILVINCGSSSIKYQLLDMKSDDVYDLIAKGIVEKIGLPMGVFQYSPVKGEKVVRELEIPDHKLGMKLVLEALTDKEHGVLSSIEDIEAVGHRIVHGGEFFSCSALVNEDVLKKIEYCCDFAPLHNPAHLLGIRAVQQVLPTVPQVVTFDTAYHQTMPDYAYMYALPYSYYEKYRIRRYGAHGTSHQYVAQKGAKFCGVDLNNSKIITCHLGNGSSITAIVNGKVIDTSMGFTPLEGMIMGTRVGNIDANVIPYIMKKENLSPDEVTTLINKKSGFLGLSGVSSDARELDEKANAGDYKSKLVFKKLTFDIIKNIGQFVAEMNGVDLIVFTGGIGEHNNRLRRRVCENFTYLGLKFDYEANKAFGEDAIISLPDSKVKVALITTDEELVIARDTMHIVNSLED
- a CDS encoding ComEC/Rec2-related protein, giving the protein MDVEEDIVGLSVPFVAGIAAGASLLPATLTPGAPRMTLILIYLYAGIAGLGLTVSTAAACYFRVRKPIILASLFLALGIFCGLTDSIGDLGTMGTRSHVAGACSLIDGIDFPTGTTAPLVKALLTGDRSGLPRALATSFRTAGASHILALSGLHLGVIYMLMLWATAVFGHSPAARRLRWIMIITLSGLYVHATGASPSIVRAFLFILLRETAILTNRPQRPLVIFCSALTIQLLANPSVVRSLGFQLSYLAMAGITIVYPRMKAWYPREGGFSLPRKVWDAASLSVSCQLFTGPLVWLRFGSFPQYFLLTNLISMPLASILIMASVATVLLSAAGICPEIMIKGTDCIANALIYSLEIISTM
- a CDS encoding TLP18.3, Psb32 and MOLO-1 founding protein of phosphatase, whose amino-acid sequence is MRASDFLTSEERNRLESAIAEAEHNTSGEIRIHIDRKCSSDPREKALKTFHKLGMTKTAARNAVLIYVACESRQFVVLGDKGINEAVPAGFWKDVCAILGDSFSKGSQADGLEKAVILIGRKLKAFFPYQSDDINELSDEISIDEN
- a CDS encoding LemA protein — translated: MKKGLITIAVIAVIAVALFGWVKGAYNGLVKGEEGVEAAWAQVENVYQRRADLIPNLVATVKGYAAHESETLQAVIDARAKATGITVDASNLSEEALAKFQSAQGELTQALGRLIAVSESYPDLKANQNFLELQSQLEGTENRITVERNKFNETAQGYNTNLRSFPTNIIAGLFNFEKKGYFKAAEGAETAPKVEF
- a CDS encoding major paralogous domain-containing protein, coding for MPLLMAAVMGIAFTSCHKDKKDDTTAKLYLNGSVKFNIPTYVRPGDIYELTPSGVSTKEHGSVGYVWKVPSVSEVSDTTRKQNDPVSVDGTYRFRVPNKPGSTTITCTAFADGYYNSTKTVTIVIVSSQESLTGATESGETGVFVDSRDRRKYSYVTIGGIDWMSENLRYMGGYDFDNAVALRDIFGGYYSWNEAAEACPEGWRLPDKNDWASFYASVSGNEPAEDLLSTFEGISGKMMVDARFNDDRLWEFWPDVKITGESGFRALPFGYGIVGENYSKFDGYKEYAIWWTADLCEEAPDKAYYRYIYKDKGDLFLGNAGTDSFVANVRCVR
- a CDS encoding thiamine biosynthesis lipoprotein codes for the protein MMIRPKMHALIAAAMLLMTVSCGIKNEYIVLRGYAQGGVYAVKINTKGVSVEPKAIQASVDSILREIDTTLSGYNPKSILSRYNRGEKITVTPMFREIYEISKSYYEETGGALDVAAAPLYDAWGFGFSKDSLPSDAQVKGLMESCGMDMMPDSLGGESIGKLNYNAIAQGYSCDLVAAYLYSIGVKDMLVDIGEIYCDGLNPERKPWTIAVDRPTDGNETPGADVVGTWHSNGGPCGIVTSGNYRKFYVRDGKKYAHTIDPRTGYPVNHNLLSATIVARDATTADAYATYCMVIGLDEAREFIQKRPDIEGYLVYDDNGTMRSWTSEGF
- a CDS encoding Outer membrane lipoprotein-sorting protein, translated to MAALAVSVSAFADDPVKDFSSRVSGSRVSFSYKYEMNADVRVTGRGNAIVQGDSFKVDVDGMEMISDGKTRWTVDSEAKEIVIEKVEGTDFVDNPILIVTSFENSFKEISRNREKVQGRDCLVVDFAPVDVSGIATLAMVFCGNDLVRVVVGLEGGATTIFDVSDMKFLYPENNGMFSYDLSALDSTWVKTDLR
- a CDS encoding DNA segregation ATPase FtsK/SpoIIIE, S-DNA-T family — protein: MFNRLITRFREGTDPERRRRVMKICGMVMAVFTVFTLVAVVSYLFTWKTDQSLLSDPQMMDASVKVSNAAGKIGYQWSHLLVARWFGLGAFALVLVLAILSMRMLLGTRPFSVIKAVLLSLTAAFLSSFILAYVSILTGAETLFGGGLGGDCGSYMIKWSQNLVGTILTFFVLAVFVALWFLVASRRFSEWFIGLGGEKTDSPAPESVPAEEEKPKRGFTFVEKLVDEVHAIADEEPVSIPEPEPEVAPEPAPQPASPAPVAKAEVHADDGLEVVAGDELSTDIAEELPRIDVRSELESYRFPPLELLDDYENGRHEVPQEELKRNNYKIRATLKTYKIDVDNVKAVVGPTVTLYKVYPAPGVKISAIRNLQDDIAMALKAKGVRVVTLEDSVGIEVANDHPSIVPLKAMLNDASFRDSKAELPVAIGYTITQKVKVFDLADAPHLLVAGATKQGKSVGLNVLISSLLYSKHPSELKFVFIDPKMVEFSAYSKLLKHYLAVLPNAASEDDEMQNAIAKTPKQAENYLRSLCVEMDERYELLSKALVNKITLYNEKYKSRHLRPDQGHRYMPYIVVVVDEYADLTMSVGGGAESKTIARSIMTSIIRLAQKGRAAGIHVVLATQRPSVDVVNGLIKSNFPTRIAFRVFSSVDSKTILDAPGADKLIGKGDMIYLSGVDNERIQCAFISNDEINAINEFIGNQQGYKKSFNTPYYLPAPEPESGEEGVAMIDMKALDERFEEAARLVVTSQRGSTSDLQRKLGMGYAKAGRVMDQLEAAGIVGPQEGSKPRQVLVTTFEELDRIINAFKNQ